Proteins from a genomic interval of Fuerstiella sp.:
- a CDS encoding isochorismatase family protein encodes MDRTSALRDNENLMNSENSFIMSENNGLNFGSSELSLPDELRGPLIRHLDDLRQRYLQQDWGHRVGFGSRPALIVIDLAVYWTRSQHQMGTQADSVVEATCRVLAEARDAGIPIFFTSLALDPADPPSPQNKKLFMDLKPEDTALLELDERLQRRPSEKLILKRYASCFKGTNLHEMLTSLGVDTLIVTGLSTSHCVYATCRDAVDSFRVIVPREAVGERCEIMHRVNLLDIDIDLGDVMPVDEVAAHLQGSAAAEK; translated from the coding sequence GTGGATCGAACATCTGCTCTGCGGGACAACGAAAACCTGATGAATAGCGAGAATTCATTTATTATGTCGGAAAACAACGGCCTTAATTTCGGATCATCTGAACTGTCACTGCCCGATGAACTGCGTGGTCCGCTGATCCGGCATCTTGATGATCTCCGGCAGCGATATTTGCAGCAGGACTGGGGGCACCGTGTTGGATTTGGTTCACGGCCGGCGTTGATTGTGATTGACCTGGCCGTGTACTGGACCCGCTCACAGCATCAGATGGGGACACAGGCCGACTCAGTTGTTGAGGCCACCTGCAGAGTTCTGGCGGAAGCCAGAGACGCCGGCATCCCGATTTTTTTTACTTCACTCGCTTTAGATCCGGCCGATCCACCCAGTCCTCAGAATAAAAAGCTTTTCATGGACCTGAAACCGGAGGACACGGCTCTGCTTGAACTGGATGAACGACTGCAGCGACGACCATCCGAGAAACTGATTCTGAAACGATATGCTTCGTGTTTTAAAGGAACGAATCTGCACGAGATGCTGACTTCACTGGGAGTCGACACACTGATTGTGACCGGATTGAGCACCAGTCACTGCGTGTATGCCACGTGTCGGGATGCTGTCGACAGCTTTCGTGTGATCGTTCCTCGTGAAGCGGTTGGCGAACGATGTGAGATCATGCACCGGGTCAATTTACTGGATATCGACATTGATCTGGGCGACGTGATGCCGGTTGATGAAGTGGCGGCTCACCTGCAGGGCTCGGCGGCCGCGGAGAAATGA